The sequence below is a genomic window from Salminus brasiliensis chromosome 6, fSalBra1.hap2, whole genome shotgun sequence.
ATAAGATCTCTGAATTAATATccattaatgtttaatgttgcTTTCTTAAAATCATCCATATTAGAAAAAGAGCATAAAAACATCACagacaacacagacacaacatCCTCATCCTCCCCCTCAATCACCTCCTCATCCTCCCCTTAAATCACCTCCTCATCCTCCCCTTAAATCACCTCCTCATCCTCCCCCTCAAccacctcctcatcctcccCTTAAATCACCTCCTCATCCTCCCCCTCAAccacctcctcatcctcccCTTAAATCACCTCCTCATCCTCCCCCTCAACCACCTCCTTATCCTCCCCTTAAATCACCTCCTCATCCTCCCCCTCAAccacctcctcatcctcccCTTAAATCACCTCCTCATCCTCCCCCTCAAccacctcctcatcctcccCTTAAATCACCTCCTAATCCTCCCCTTAAATCACCTCCTTATCCTCCCCTTAAATcacctcctcatcctccacctaAATCACCTCCTCATCCTCCCCTTAAATcacctcctcatcctccacctaAATCACCTCCTCATCCTCCCCTTAAATcacctcctcatcctccacctaAATCACCTCCTCATCCTCCCCTTAAATcacctcctcatcctccacctaAATCACCTCCTCATCCTCCCCTTAAATCACCTCCTCATCCTCCCCCTCAAccacctcctcatcctcccCTTAAATcacctcctcatcctccctTAAATCACCTCCTTATCCTCCCCTTAAATcacctcctcatcctccacctaAATCACCTCCTCATCCTCCCCTTAAATcacctcctcatcctccacctaAATCACCTCCTCATCCTCCCCTTAAATCACCTCCTAATCCTCCCCCTCAAccacctcctcatcctccacctaAATCACCTCCTCATCCTCCCCTTAAATcacctcctcatcctccacctaaatcacctcctcatcctccacctaAATCACCTCCTCATCCTCCCCCTCAATCACATATATATGGTGACTTTTAGGCCAAATCAGCAGCGAGTAGAATTAAAGATctgatataaaataattaaaagttaattctctttttttatttgaatgtttttgaaGGGACTGCCCTTACAAACAAACTGGACTTTATAAAGGACACTTTAATCTTTAGGTATTAACTGTACTCTGTTACAACACTCTGACAGTAATCATTTTctttaaacactaaaatagtTTTATTGTTCAATTTAGAAAAGAAATAATTAGTTAAATTAGTTTAAGCAGTTAAATCTGACACTCGGCCACTCAGAGGCGTCTGTCATATTTTCCACATCCCGATCATAAAGCAGCCTTTTACATTCCTTACAATTTAACTGACTGCAGCGCATTGGACCCTGtaatctaattattattattattattattattataataataataataattattattattattattattattattattattacggtTGTTGTTtcttgacttttattttggcttttattttgaaaagttGAACATTTCACTTCCTGttgcgctttctctctctctctctctctctctctctctctctctctctctctctctctctctctctctgtgtgtgtgtgtgtgtgtgtgtgtgtgtattaaggtGGGTTAGTATGTCCTCAGGTGGTCCGGAATTATCGAACCCCTCGGTTCTGGTGGGCTCTCGGGACGCAGTGGTTCAGGCTGGTCGAGTGGTGAGGAGAGTAAATGGGAGAGATGTGCTCGTTCTTCATCACCAGGGGGCGCTACACGCGCTGGATCTGCGCTGCTACCGTGAGTTCCAGGCGACTAACCGCCCTACTGACCCGGTTAATCCAGCGTTAATCCAGCGTTAATCCAGCGTTAATCCAGGGCTCGTAGTAGTGATATCAGGctgctgtaaacaaacactgaacctgtgcttcctctcctctctgcagaCTCCGGGGGGGGCGCTACAAGGGGGAGACATTGAGGTGAGTTAATACCATTACATATATAACGTGTGTAACTGAACGTATAACGTGTTAtagagctttaatgagtgtgtgtgtgtgtgtgtgtgtgtgtgtgtaggagtttGACGGGCGGCTGTGTATTGTGTGTCCGTGGCATAAGTATAAAATCACGCTGGCGGATGGTGAGGGTCTGTACCAGGCCGTGGACCCGACGGTCAGACCCCTGCAACCGGTCTGGTGCTCCAAAGGGGTCAAGCAGAGGGTCCACCGGGTCACAGAGGTCGACGGAAACCTTTTCATCACCTTGAACGACTCGGGCGGCGCCGTGGAGTCGGATAGGTACCAGACTGAGGAACACAGAGCTGCGCCCCCATAAGCGTGGGCCAAGAATAGGGAATGACGTCACAGGATGTGGAAGGACTGACTGCCGCAGGACCCCTCTGCACCTCTGGATCTGCTCTGTCCTGCAGGATCGAGACCCAGCTGTTGTAGAGTTACACCAAACAATGGAGAACATTGTGGTTCTGCTGCTACCATCTGATTGACTAATGTTTGTGTAAAGTCTCAAtaaaaattacacacacacacacacacacaaagcactgTTCACATCTGATCAGAACATGTtctcttttacagtttcagttCTAGAACTAGGTTATTACTAGGGAAGTACTAGGTTATTATTTTGGGTAATGTGATGGTGAGTCTCTAACTGCTGTTGCCTGAATGGGTGGAGGTAAACTGCAGTAGgttgaataggtggggctaaactgcagtaggctgaatgggtggggctaaactgctgtaggctgaatgggtggggctaaactgcagtaggttgaataggtggggctaaactgctgtaggctgaatgggtggggttaaactgctgtaggctgaatgggtggaggtaaactgcagtaggctgaatgggtggggctaaactgctgtaggctgaatgggtggaggtaaactgctgtaggctgaatgggttgGGCTAAATCGCTGTGGGCTGAATGGagcttaactgctgtaggctgaatgggtggaggtAAATGGAGTGCTGCTGGGGAGAAACTGAACAAGAAACATTTAAATCTACCTCCTAATATCTTTTTATAAAACTCCACGTCTCGTATTGTGGTAATGGTAGCACcttgtaaaaataaaatctgttataaaattaataaaattaaacagATGCAAAAGCTAGTTTGGGGTGGCAaatggactggactggacttgtTGTGTCCTTTAAATACGGCTCCACCTTTTTTGAGAAATAAATCgtggaactgttttttttacaccatcAAATAATAACACATATTTGGCACACTGCTTTTGTCTTGTTTGCACTCAGTTTGAGAGACTTCCAAACCAGCGAATATACGAATACGCCAATATTTGGGTCCAGCCCTGGCCAGTTTCATTCAGGGTTCCACCGGAGAACTCAGTCAAGGTTTATGTTCTAATACAATGCTTATACTAACATCCGTAATAAAGTGTGTAATATAAGCCCTTGTTTAGGTTCCCAGACTCAGCCCACTAATCCTCCAGAACTTGGCCAAGAAACCCCACCCCTTTATCCTCCAGCCCCTCCCCTAAAACTCCAGTGCCACACTCCTCAGTTTGCACTAGGACACATTTCAGATTTCAGCTGCTCGACAGTTCTGGTTTCCCTGGTAGATCCCTCCCTGCAGGAGAAAACATGCCaagcaagaggaagaagaacaagaggaggatgaggagagtGGTGAGTGATACACACCAGCCCAGGTCTGGAACTCCAGGTGTTCTAACTTGTATGTTCCTCAACTCAGGTGTTCTTTTTGCTCTTACTCCAGATGTTCCTCTAAATCAGGTGTTCTTCTTCAGCCCTTTTACTccattctgttcatctaacattaCCCGTACTGTAGCGGCGTCAGTCCAGTTTAAGTGCATTTACCCCTCTGATGTACTCTAACTGTCCATCATGAAATACTGagacagtataaagaacagctgccataTTCTCGATATGAGAAcagttaaacagtaaaaaaaataaagatacaaataaagatatttattattatatgagtATTATATAGATGAGTATTGTATggtatatagtgtattatatatGATTATTTTATGGTATATAATGTATTATAG
It includes:
- the LOC140557051 gene encoding Rieske domain-containing protein, which gives rise to MCSFFITRGRYTRWICAATTPGGALQGGDIEEFDGRLCIVCPWHKYKITLADGEGLYQAVDPTVRPLQPVWCSKGVKQRVHRVTEVDGNLFITLNDSGGAVESDRYQTEEHRAAPP